A DNA window from Nitratidesulfovibrio sp. contains the following coding sequences:
- a CDS encoding lactate permease LctP family transporter, which translates to MEYLQLAAALAPIVWLIFSLVVLKLPAYRTCALTLVCTLALAVFGWWKMPAFMALSAALEGAAMALWPIMIVIIAAVFTYNLARHTGSMDVITRMLSSITTDKRLLVLIVAWGFGGFLEGVAGYGTAVAIPASILAAMGFQPMFAAVICLVANTVPTAFGAIGIPIVTMAGVTGLPVETISYYTALQLFVFIVLITYLLVILTSGFKGIRGVFWATLVSGLAFAFPQLYTAKYMGAELPCLIGSVCSMIATIVWARLFHRDTAAAVDPIPAAEKVKAWLPYILVFAFIILCSNLFPAIRDALGAVKTTVHIYGDTPFTFKWIATPGALIIIATYIGGMIQGVKVREITGVLGSTAKKLVYSGVTVVSIVALAKVMATSGMINTIAIAVADSTSSYFPFISPLLGALGTFVTGSDTSSNVLFGQLQMEVANRISIDSTWIVSASAAGATAGKMISPQSIAVATAATGLTGYEGRIMNRTLAVCVGYVLVLGTLVYVAIPYLHLL; encoded by the coding sequence ATGGAGTATCTGCAACTGGCGGCAGCGCTCGCCCCCATCGTCTGGCTGATCTTTTCTCTCGTCGTGCTCAAGCTGCCCGCCTACCGCACCTGTGCGCTCACGCTGGTCTGCACGCTGGCCCTTGCCGTGTTCGGCTGGTGGAAGATGCCCGCGTTCATGGCCCTTTCCGCCGCGCTTGAAGGGGCGGCCATGGCCCTGTGGCCGATCATGATCGTGATCATCGCCGCCGTGTTCACCTACAACCTTGCCCGCCACACCGGCAGCATGGACGTGATCACCCGCATGCTCTCGTCCATCACCACCGACAAGCGCCTGCTGGTGCTCATCGTGGCCTGGGGCTTCGGCGGTTTTCTCGAAGGTGTGGCCGGGTACGGCACCGCAGTGGCCATTCCCGCCAGCATCCTTGCCGCCATGGGCTTTCAGCCCATGTTCGCCGCAGTGATCTGCCTGGTGGCCAACACCGTGCCCACGGCCTTCGGCGCCATCGGCATTCCCATCGTGACCATGGCGGGCGTCACCGGCCTGCCGGTGGAAACCATCAGCTACTACACCGCGTTGCAGTTGTTCGTGTTCATCGTCCTGATTACCTACCTGCTGGTCATCCTTACCTCCGGGTTCAAGGGCATCAGGGGCGTATTCTGGGCCACCCTGGTTTCCGGCCTGGCCTTCGCCTTTCCGCAGTTGTACACCGCCAAGTACATGGGCGCCGAACTGCCGTGCCTTATCGGCAGCGTGTGCAGCATGATCGCCACCATCGTCTGGGCGCGCCTGTTCCACCGCGACACCGCAGCAGCCGTCGATCCCATTCCCGCCGCCGAAAAGGTGAAGGCCTGGCTGCCGTACATCCTGGTATTCGCCTTCATCATCCTGTGCAGCAACCTGTTCCCGGCCATTCGCGACGCCCTGGGCGCCGTGAAGACCACCGTGCACATCTACGGCGACACTCCCTTCACCTTCAAGTGGATCGCCACCCCCGGCGCGCTGATCATCATCGCCACCTACATCGGCGGCATGATCCAGGGCGTGAAGGTGCGCGAGATCACCGGCGTGCTCGGCAGCACCGCCAAAAAGCTGGTGTACTCGGGCGTTACCGTGGTTTCCATCGTGGCACTGGCAAAGGTCATGGCCACCAGCGGCATGATCAACACCATCGCCATCGCCGTGGCCGATTCCACCAGCAGCTACTTTCCGTTCATCTCGCCGCTGCTCGGCGCGCTGGGCACCTTCGTCACCGGCAGCGATACCTCGTCCAACGTGCTTTTCGGGCAGTTGCAGATGGAAGTGGCCAACCGCATCAGCATCGACAGCACCTGGATCGTCTCTGCCTCTGCCGCCGGGGCCACCGCCGGCAAGATGATCTCGCCCCAGTCCATCGCCGTGGCCACTGCCGCCACCGGCCTTACCGGCTACGAAGGGCGCATCATGAACCGCACCCTGGCCGTGTGCGTGGGCTACGTGCTGGTGCTCGGCACCCTGGTCTACGTGGCCATTCCGTACCTGCACCTGCTGTAG
- a CDS encoding recombinase family protein, producing the protein MTGQDVGYLRVSSVDQNLERQLEGVKLDERFEDHASGGSTNRPGWKKCLAHLRTGDTLHVHSIDRLARNLNDLLSILTVLLERGVAVRFHKEGLHFTGKDEPFQRLQLQIIGAVSEFERSMIRERQREGIALAKAKGKYKGRKPALSNEQAQVIRSRIEQGDKVSALAAEYGVSRQTIYARVIGI; encoded by the coding sequence ATCACGGGACAAGATGTAGGCTACCTGCGTGTAAGCTCTGTCGACCAGAATCTTGAGCGACAGTTGGAGGGGGTGAAGCTGGATGAACGGTTTGAGGATCACGCCTCAGGCGGGTCCACAAACAGGCCGGGCTGGAAGAAATGCTTGGCGCATCTGAGAACCGGAGACACGCTCCATGTCCATTCGATTGACCGGCTCGCGCGCAACCTGAATGACTTGCTTTCTATCCTGACGGTGCTTCTTGAACGTGGCGTGGCGGTGAGGTTCCACAAGGAGGGCTTGCATTTCACGGGCAAAGATGAGCCGTTCCAGCGCCTCCAATTGCAAATCATTGGGGCGGTGAGCGAGTTTGAGCGCTCCATGATCCGTGAGCGCCAGCGTGAGGGGATTGCCCTGGCAAAGGCTAAAGGCAAGTACAAGGGCAGAAAGCCAGCCCTGAGCAATGAACAGGCCCAGGTGATCAGGAGCAGGATAGAGCAGGGCGACAAGGTTTCAGCACTGGCCGCTGAGTATGGCGTCTCTCGGCAGACGATCTATGCCCGTGTAATCGGGATATAG
- a CDS encoding site-specific integrase, with product MKKLSEEDAKQLANQWLAQELERTRRERLSRNKPLTESQLREQSLGLEEAEAVAQQAYIRCDYGVIAETAEDVLRQRGIAYQAGSIEFNTLCSELLRCSYNFSKIERGRIWGKNLDSSDYSIDISSQEKQSDPAKTISELIQEYIDDKLNSNTWDKRTAYQEGAKLRLFIEVVGDVKACDLRKVHFKMLRDALLRLPKNMTKGKYGKMSVADVLKLEVPQCDRLSTTTVSNYCDKIRSFVRWMAEDRLIVGAEIANCLRVKQDKRDGDFRESFSGDDLKMLFNPNLYVTRKNRKPWKFWVPLIALYTGARIEEICQLYVEDIAIEDGVLCFWFHPDGYDRRIKTKDSTRYVPISQVLIRDFGFDAFVAMMRKKKEERLFPDLTKKDVTSRYGTAPSKWFSLYKRKAGIEDGRHGKKVFHSFRNTMATWCEQHNVPEKLAARLIGHKHDTMTYGRYSDDVRPSVLFFEVVDRLDFDIDVHGLAEARKRIHLW from the coding sequence ATGAAGAAGCTTTCTGAAGAGGATGCCAAGCAGTTGGCCAATCAGTGGTTGGCTCAAGAGTTGGAGCGCACTCGTCGCGAACGGCTGTCACGGAATAAGCCACTGACGGAGTCTCAGCTTCGTGAGCAAAGCCTTGGGCTTGAAGAAGCCGAAGCTGTCGCGCAACAAGCATACATTCGTTGTGACTATGGGGTCATTGCGGAGACAGCTGAAGACGTACTTCGCCAGCGAGGCATCGCATATCAAGCTGGTTCGATTGAGTTTAATACGTTGTGCAGTGAGCTTCTTCGTTGTTCGTACAATTTTTCAAAGATAGAGCGAGGTAGGATTTGGGGAAAAAATCTGGATAGCAGCGACTATTCGATAGATATTTCTTCTCAAGAGAAACAAAGCGATCCAGCAAAAACGATTTCTGAATTAATTCAGGAATACATAGATGATAAGTTAAATTCTAACACATGGGACAAAAGGACTGCATATCAAGAAGGTGCAAAGCTAAGATTATTTATTGAAGTTGTAGGAGATGTAAAGGCGTGCGACCTGCGTAAGGTTCATTTTAAGATGTTACGAGACGCGCTTCTTCGCCTTCCAAAGAATATGACGAAGGGTAAGTATGGAAAGATGAGCGTAGCTGATGTTTTGAAGCTTGAGGTTCCACAATGTGATCGTTTAAGCACGACAACGGTAAGTAACTATTGTGATAAAATTCGATCTTTTGTTCGCTGGATGGCAGAAGATAGGCTTATAGTAGGTGCAGAAATAGCAAACTGCCTGAGAGTAAAGCAAGACAAGCGAGATGGTGATTTTCGAGAGTCATTCTCTGGTGATGACCTTAAGATGTTATTTAATCCTAATCTCTATGTCACGAGAAAGAACCGTAAGCCTTGGAAATTTTGGGTTCCTCTGATCGCTTTGTACACAGGTGCTCGTATAGAGGAGATATGCCAGCTATATGTTGAGGACATTGCCATTGAGGATGGTGTTCTTTGTTTCTGGTTTCACCCTGATGGATACGATCGTCGCATCAAGACGAAAGACTCGACACGATATGTGCCAATATCACAAGTTTTGATTCGTGATTTCGGATTTGATGCATTTGTTGCGATGATGAGGAAGAAGAAAGAGGAACGCCTCTTTCCAGATTTGACAAAGAAAGATGTGACGTCACGTTACGGAACTGCACCATCAAAATGGTTTAGTTTGTATAAGCGGAAAGCAGGGATAGAAGATGGAAGGCACGGGAAAAAGGTTTTCCACAGCTTCAGAAACACCATGGCGACATGGTGTGAGCAGCATAATGTACCTGAAAAGCTTGCAGCTAGGCTGATTGGACACAAGCACGACACCATGACGTATGGCAGATACAGCGATGATGTTAGGCCATCTGTTCTGTTTTTCGAAGTCGTCGATCGTCTTGACTTCGATATTGATGTTCATGGGCTTGCAGAGGCGCGCAAGAGAATCCATTTATGGTAA
- the cas5 gene encoding CRISPR-associated protein Cas5, which yields MDPYSVSLEVSGKTAIFTRPDTGSSPISYPVPTYSALRGIFEAILLLEQASVVPVKVEICAPINYHHYTTNYLGPAKKTGQEGALQVPATVLTDVCYRVYARAHHDDRPIPYSTRAKPNGSRCTHGGHAYREIFNRRIKRGQCYRTPFLGWKEFTVNYFGPFRPDTKVQEDINLFIPCLFKAFSMDGLGKSTTWQPTFMNNVEVREGVLHYV from the coding sequence ATGGACCCGTATTCAGTTTCCCTAGAGGTGTCAGGAAAAACAGCCATTTTTACCCGCCCGGACACAGGATCATCTCCCATCTCGTATCCTGTGCCCACGTACTCCGCGCTTCGCGGCATTTTCGAGGCAATCCTGCTGCTTGAGCAGGCCTCGGTCGTCCCTGTCAAAGTCGAAATCTGTGCTCCCATCAACTACCACCACTACACAACAAACTACCTTGGTCCTGCCAAAAAGACGGGCCAAGAGGGTGCGTTGCAGGTGCCCGCCACGGTGCTCACGGATGTGTGTTACCGGGTCTACGCCCGTGCGCACCATGACGACAGGCCCATCCCGTACAGCACACGCGCAAAACCTAACGGGTCGCGCTGCACGCATGGCGGTCATGCATACCGGGAGATTTTCAACCGCAGAATCAAACGGGGGCAGTGCTACAGGACACCATTCCTCGGCTGGAAAGAGTTTACGGTAAACTACTTCGGTCCATTCCGCCCCGACACAAAAGTTCAAGAGGACATCAACCTGTTCATCCCCTGCCTGTTCAAGGCATTCTCGATGGATGGGCTGGGAAAATCCACGACGTGGCAGCCAACCTTCATGAACAACGTAGAGGTTCGCGAGGGGGTGCTGCACTATGTATGA
- the phoU gene encoding phosphate signaling complex protein PhoU: MAPARNLTIDRLDALRHKLLAMLATVEQAIDSCIEAYCQRDEARAWSVASHDHAINEMETCIDEMGMRLLAREGPLAQDLRTVLATMRIANDIERMADEAANIAERTMPLVALPPLPFDDDFKAFVPLVRNMVRQAVQCVVDMDADLGRRLAELDEGVDCGLRQLTLKVVQYMKSHPDNIEAALSFLIICRRLERIGDLSTNIGESVFFAVRGVNAKHSHFDDDDMA, encoded by the coding sequence ATGGCCCCCGCCCGGAACCTGACCATCGACCGTCTCGATGCCCTGCGCCACAAGCTGCTGGCCATGCTCGCAACGGTGGAGCAGGCCATCGACAGCTGCATCGAAGCTTACTGCCAGCGCGACGAGGCCAGGGCATGGTCCGTCGCTTCGCACGACCACGCCATCAACGAGATGGAAACCTGCATCGACGAAATGGGCATGCGCCTTCTGGCCCGCGAAGGGCCGCTGGCGCAGGACCTGCGCACCGTGCTGGCCACCATGCGCATTGCCAACGACATCGAGCGCATGGCCGACGAGGCCGCCAACATCGCCGAACGCACCATGCCCCTGGTGGCCCTGCCGCCGCTGCCCTTCGACGACGACTTCAAGGCGTTCGTGCCGCTGGTGCGCAACATGGTGCGCCAGGCAGTGCAGTGCGTGGTGGACATGGATGCGGACCTGGGCCGCAGGCTGGCCGAACTGGACGAGGGCGTGGACTGCGGCCTGCGCCAGCTTACCCTCAAGGTCGTGCAGTACATGAAGTCCCACCCCGACAATATCGAGGCGGCGCTGTCGTTCCTGATCATCTGCCGCAGGCTGGAACGCATCGGCGACCTGTCCACCAACATCGGCGAGAGCGTGTTTTTTGCCGTGCGTGGCGTCAACGCCAAGCACAGCCATTTTGACGACGACGACATGGCGTGA
- the greA gene encoding transcription elongation factor GreA, translated as MSSIPISTEGYDRLMKELERLKSERPAVIQAIKEAREEGDLKENAGYDAARERQGMLEARISYIESRMAQFNVINLDSLSGDKVMFGATVEIEDLDSGEAKRYTLLGPDEADYAQGSISVLSPVARALLGKEQGDEIVVDAPRGRISYEIISVAFEGARR; from the coding sequence ATGAGCAGCATCCCCATCTCCACCGAAGGCTACGATCGACTGATGAAGGAACTGGAACGCCTGAAGTCGGAACGCCCGGCGGTCATCCAGGCCATCAAGGAAGCCCGCGAAGAAGGCGACCTGAAAGAAAACGCCGGGTACGACGCCGCCCGCGAACGGCAGGGCATGCTCGAAGCCCGCATCTCGTACATCGAATCGCGCATGGCCCAGTTCAACGTCATCAACCTGGACAGCCTGTCCGGTGACAAGGTGATGTTTGGCGCCACCGTTGAAATAGAAGACCTCGATAGCGGCGAAGCCAAGCGCTACACGCTGCTCGGCCCGGACGAGGCCGATTACGCCCAGGGCTCCATTTCCGTCCTTTCGCCGGTGGCGCGCGCGCTGCTGGGCAAGGAGCAGGGCGACGAGATCGTGGTGGATGCCCCGCGTGGCCGCATCAGCTACGAGATCATTTCCGTCGCCTTCGAAGGCGCGCGCCGCTAG